One Chloroflexota bacterium genomic window, GCCATAGGCTCAGTTTGGCCAGTTCCACGGCCATGGGGTTCAGGTCCACCCCGTAGATGCAGCGCTTCATCACCATCCGCTTCAGGAGGTTGGTGTCGGTCAACACGGCGGGGTCAATGCGGATACCCCGCTCCTCCAAGTTGGCCAAGATCTGCTTCCGAATAGTCGCCAGCCGGGTCAGCACGGGGTTTTCGGGATATTGGTTCAGGATGTCAATGATGCGGTCGGTGAGATAGGCCACCGCTTCCACCAGGAAGTGGCCGCTGCCCATAGCCGGGTCGCATACTTTTATGTCGAGCAAGGTCTGGACAGCCCTCTGCTCCAAATCCGCCAGTTCGTTGCGACCAACCCCGGTCGTGCCGGGGGATTTCGCCCGCCTCAATCTCTTCTCACAGGCCTCGATCTCCGCCATCACCTCCGCAAACTGCCTGGCCCGCTCCTCGATGATGGGGCCGAGAGTGTTGGCCACGATGTACTTCACGATGTAATCGGGGGTGTAGTAGGAGCCAGTAGCCTTGCGCTGCCCTTTGTCGTTCTCCAGATAGAGTTCCCCTTTGCGCACTACCTCCAGCCGCCTCGACTCCTTGACCTCGGAAAGCGGCTTGTAGACCTCAACGCCCTGCACTTTGACCGCCGCCAGGTCCTCCTGAGCGATGCGCAGGTGGAACTCCAACAGTCCCTCGTAGATAGAGCCCAGGTGGCGCACGTCCAGGTCCTTGTAGTCAATAAAACGCCGCTCGCCTGTGTCGGGGTCGTCCCGTCGAGTCAGGTGGTCCAGGGCCTGCACCAGGTAGTAATCGGCGATGCGGTGTTCCTCCAAGAAGGCATTCTTGGGGCTCCGGCGGTCGAAGAGGCCACCGTTGTAGGTGGGCACGTTCAGGGCCGGGTCGCCGCGGTCAATGATGCGGAAGAGGGCCGCCAAGTCGTTCCACACATCGTCAGAGACAGTGGAGAGCGCTCGCCCGCCATTGAGACGCTCGACGGCGTCTCGCTTGATCCGGGTGAGGCTATACGGATAGTACCTCTGCAGGTCCGAAACGGGCAGGAGTTCGCGGGCTTCGGCATAGAGGAGGAAGAGGAGGCGGTAGAGAAGGGTTAGGGTGGCGGTGAAGATCTGGCGCAGCGAATCCTCGGTCTCCTGAGCGATGCCGCGTTCGGTGCGGCGCCATTCGACGAAGCCCTTTGCCAGGATGGGGACGATTTTCTCGAAAATCAACCCTTTCAACTCCTCCTGGACCTGGAGGGCGTAGGTGGCGCTGCCCTCATAGACCCGCTCCAGGAAGTTGCGACCTGTGGCCGGGTCTTTCACCAACGCTGCCCTGCGGAAGAAGTGGTAGAAATAGCGGAAGGCCTCACCGTCGCCGTTGTCCAGGATCCGCGCCAGGTCCACCTCGTAGTAGGTGGAGGCCCGGGAGCGCGCCTTCTGATAGTAGAGCCGCCAAAGACGCCCATTGGTGAGGATACCCCAGTCCACGTCGGTCCCGACCAGATAGTTGACGATCTGGAAACTGGGGTTGGTGTTCTTGAATTCGTCGCGGGGGTCGTCTCTCTGCTCGAAGTCGAGGGGCCGGCCCCAATACTTGGCATCGCAGATAGCCAGGGCGCGGGGGTAGAACTTACCTTCGTCTTGGAGGAATTGGTAGGCTTCGTCCTTAGTTGTCCTGTCGGTGAAGAGGGCATAGTCGGGTCTTAGTTGTCGGCCAGCGTGGGTGAAGCCTGTCTGGGGGATGTAAGCGAATCCCAGGATCTCCAAGACAGGGCGAATGAACTCTTCCTCCGTCTGGGCCTCGTTGAGGCCGTCCAAGAAGGGGCGTTTCCCGCGATAGAGGTCCTGCAATTGAGAGAAGGCCCCGCCGATGTCTTCTCCCCACTCCGGGTGGGCATTCATCCGCTCTGCGAGGTAGTGATCGGAGAAGAGGGCCTGGTTGTTGTAGTATTCCTGAGGTTGAGAAACACTCATCGTCGGCACCACCTTCCGTACTTATGTCCGCTGCACGGACCGCGCAAGCAAGTTAGCGAGACTACTTCCTTGAGATACATTGTAGCATGGGCCGGAATGTGTGTCAACGGCGCTCCCGCCGCATCACCGTCTCTCGAACCCCAGTTGCGACGGCACCGAGGACATGCTATAATACCCCCAGCCAAGAGAGGTGCGAACTAATGACTCGAGAGAGTGAACCCCATCGCCCCGAAGGCCGGGCAGATCCCAAGGCCATCTTCGCCACCATCGCCACCATCATAGCAGGTATCCTGTACGTCATTTTCCATCTCGCCACCGATGGGCACATCTACGTCGCCTGGCTGGCGGCCTGGAGTGGGGCGACGTTCTTCCTCTATGGCTTTGACAAGTTCCAGGCAGAGCAGGGGGGATTGCGCGTGCCGAAGATGGTGTTACACGTGCTGGCTCTGCTGGGGGGCTTTCTCGGGGGATGGGCTGGCATGTTCGTCTTCTGGCACAAAGTGCGACACCTCGACTTCTGGGCTGTCCTCCTCCTCAGCACGCTGATCCACACCGGCCTCGTGTACTCGTTTACTCAGTTCCTGCATTAACAACGCTTAGCAAATCTCTGCGGACTCTGCGCTCTCAGCGGTGAGTTCTGTCAGGCGCTTTGGCTGCTACGTCCCCGGCTCTCCTACCAGCGCCACGAGTGCCGTCCTCACTCGCTCGAATACCTCCTCCGGCGTCAGATCGTCGGTCTCCACGCAGATATCAGCGTGCTGGCGGGAATAGGCCACGCGCTCCATTTGCTTGGCGTGCAGCCAGTCCGGCCAATCGGGTCGCCCGCGGGCGCGCACGGTCTCCAGCCGCGCCCCCAGATAAATGAGGATGTCGGCTTTGGTCAGTCGCCGCCACAGGTCGCGGACGCCGGAGTGCTCCTGTGCTGGCTCGCGGACGTCGTAGCCCAGAGCCTCCAACCGGCGCAACAGGGTTGTCTTGCCCGCTCCGCACACGCCCACCACTGCGATGCGCGGCCGGCGCGGCTCAGTTCCCTGCTCCTCGCTCACCACTCGCCCACCGTCCCAGGCGTTCCGATACCACCCTCACATCGGGAAGCGCACGGTCATGCGCCGCGCCTCGTCCGTCGAGGTGCGCGGCAGAACGGCCAGCACCAATACGCTGGTGTCATCTGCCGGGCGACCTCGGTCCAACTCCAAACAACGCCGCAATATCTCGTCGGCCAGAGCCTGAGCCGCCCCACCACTTGGGGCGAACTCCCCGATCAGCGCAGCCACGTCTAGGGATTTCCCCTCCCGGCTGCCGGCGTCCAGCACGCCATCGGTGAAGACCACCGCATAGGTAGGGGCGACGATCTCCAACTCGGTGATGACCGGCCGGGTGCGAGGGTAGATGCCGATGGGTTGACTGGGCTCGTTGAGGACTCGCATCTGGCCCCGAGACCAGACATAGGCCGGGCAGTGGCTATTGCGCGAGATGACAATGGTGCGGGTTACCAGATCCACCGAGACAATGTTGAGCGTCGCCGAGACCTTGGCCTCGTAGTGGGTATGCAAATAGTCGTGGGCGGCGCGGGCAGCAGCCCCGTCGCGCACGCCCTCGGCCAGGAGGGAGATGGCCTTGCGCACCACCAGGTTGCTGACGCGTTTGGCCGGTTTACCGCTACGCTGCCCATCGGCCAGAACGAGGGAGAGCCCGCCGTGGGGCCGCTCGATCATCTCTAAGGTGTCGCCGCTCTCGCTGACGGCGTATTTGGAGACCTTGGCCACACCGATCTGCAACTCCAAATCCAATAGTACCACGGCACTCACTCGCTCAGGCGGGCGATCTCCACGACCACGGGGTTATGGGGGTCAGGGCAACAGAGGTAGTGCCTATCGGGGTCTTCGTCCCAGGGGAAACTGCCGCCGAAGCGCAGGACCCGGATATCCGGGTAGATGGTGTGCAGCAGCATCCCGCACATCTTGTTCACATCATCGGGGTATTCCCAGCAATCGCCGACCTTATGCCCGAGATGGCACTCCCCCCGTCCCTGGATCTCCGTTACTCTGATCACGATCCTCTGCTTGTCAGGCATGTGATTCCTCCTCCCGGGATTGTATCATGGTCCGTGCCAGGTTCACAGCCTCCTCCGGCGTGGTGATTTGACCGACCACCTGGGCTTCGCGAATGGCCTCTAACAGCCGCCCCACCTCGGGCCCAGGCGACAATTGCAGCGCACTCATCAGCAAGTGGCCATCCACCAGAGCAGGCGGATTCACCACCCGGTCGTAATCCTCATAATAGGCACGCAATAGTGACCCCACAACGCTCAGATGCCAACGCCATTGCTCCCGGTCTAGATTAGGCCCTCGCGTGGCAAGATGATCTGCCAGGGAGAGCAGCAGCACGTCTATCCCTGCCTCCTCGGTCTCGCGGAAGAAGCGGTAGGCATCGAGCCTGGGGTCGCTGGGGTGGCGTTTGTAATATGAAGGGCGATTGTGCCAGGTTACGATGGCGTGGCCGAGCCGGATTTCGCGGACCCCGAAGCGCAGTCGCTCCAGCACCCCTGCCGCCAGTGCCGCGCCCAGGGCTTCATGCCCAGCGAAGGCCTCGCCATCTTCCACTGTATGCACGGTGGCCGGTTTGCCCAGATCGTGCAGCAACGCCGCCAGTTTGAGCAGCACCATCCGAGGTCGTCCCCCAACCAGTGGTATCTCTAAATGTTGGCGCAGTCGGCCCAGGAAAGGAGCCAATGTCTCCCCAGCCAGACCGCCGTTGGCAACCCCGTGGCGCGTGCCATGCAGTTCTAACACCGCCTCCAGTGCATCCACTGCGGCCAGCGAGTGAGAGAGAGCGTCGTAGTAATGGGGTGGCGGTTGGGCCAGCCCACGCAGGGGTTCTAATTCAGGGAAAACCACCGTCAGGGCACCCACTTTGTCCAGATGGCGCAGCCGATCGCCGGCGTTGGGGAGCACCAGGATCTGTGCTAATTCATCTCGCACGCGCTCCCCTGAGGGCCGAGTGAGAAGCGGGGCAGCGGTGGCCATCGCCTGTTCGGTGCCGGGCTCGACGGTCATCCCCAGTGCCCCGGCCAGGCGCACGGCACGCAGGATACGCAGCGGGTCATCCTGAAAGGCGGTCGGGCTGACCATGCGCAGGACGCCAGCCTCCAAGTCCCACAGACCCCCGTAGGGGTCCATCAGTGTCGCGCCAGGCGCATCCAACTCTCCCACTTCCACAGCCATGGCATTGACCGTGAAATCTCGCCCGGCCAGGTCGGCCAGGATGTCTGGCCCCTGGAGGCGGGTCAAATCCACGAGCGTTTGCACCCCGCCACAGGACACTACCACCCGCGCCGCCCCCCGTTCCGCGTCCAGGACGACGTAAGCGCCACGCAGTTCATCGGCCAGACGACGGGCCAGCGAAAGGGCATCGCCGTCCACGGCGAAATCGAGGTCATGACAGAGGAGGCCGAGCAGGCGATCGCGTATCCAGCCGCCCACTAAGTAGGCGCGCGGTGCCTGGGCACGCAAAAAGGCTGCCGTGGCAGCCAAGAGCGGGTCACTGGCAGCCAAGGGTTCGTGAAAAGTGTAGGGGCTCATCGCTGGCCAGCGGCCCCCAGGGAGAGGGCCAGCCACTGGAGGGCGATGATGGTCTTGGCATCAGCAATGCGCCCATCGCGCACCATATCCAGCGCCTGGGAGAGGGGGACTTCCAGTACCCGTAAGTCTTCGTCGCCGCCGATGCCTCCCCCAGCGGCGATCTTCGCCCCGTCACTCACTTCACCTATATAGAGATGGAGTCGCTCCGAGGAACCGCCGGGTGAGAGGTAAAAGGTAGCCGCGTGTTCCAGACGCTGCACCTCGTAGCCCGCCTCCTCTAACAACTCGCGCTTGGCTGTGCTCAGTGGGTCGCTCCCCTCCTCGATCATGCCAGCCACGATCTCGATCAGCCAGCCCGGGCCGCCATGCACGTGAGCCGGATAGCGGAACTGCTCGGTGAGGATGACGCTATCGCGCCCAGGATGATAGAGCAACACACCCACGGAGTCGCCGCGCTCAAATACGTAGCGCGTGACCGGCGGACTCATCCGCCCATCGAAGCGCTCGTAGGAGACCTCGGCGCGGTCTATCTTGAAGAAGCCGTCATATTCCCGCACCGTAGAATGGACTTGGACACGTCGTTTCATTTTTCCACCGCCCATTGCAGGGTCTGAAACTCACCGTCAACCCAATCAACGCTCGGCTGGTGTAGCAATAGTGTCCGAGACGCATTCATACAGAAACTCAGGGCTGAAGTCGGCACCGTTGGGCCAGACAATGGTTCCTAACACTGGGTCCACTTCGACTTTGGCGAATTCCGCCGGGTCAAGGAGGGGTTCAAACACGGGCCCGTAGAGCAACGGCCGCAGGTTTACCACCCGAGTCACACCATTGTCAAAGGTCAGGCTTAGTTTATAAGGTTCCAGCACCTTCACCGAGATAACTGTGCGCATCTGTTGCCTCCTCTC contains:
- a CDS encoding N-6 DNA methylase, encoding MSVSQPQEYYNNQALFSDHYLAERMNAHPEWGEDIGGAFSQLQDLYRGKRPFLDGLNEAQTEEEFIRPVLEILGFAYIPQTGFTHAGRQLRPDYALFTDRTTKDEAYQFLQDEGKFYPRALAICDAKYWGRPLDFEQRDDPRDEFKNTNPSFQIVNYLVGTDVDWGILTNGRLWRLYYQKARSRASTYYEVDLARILDNGDGEAFRYFYHFFRRAALVKDPATGRNFLERVYEGSATYALQVQEELKGLIFEKIVPILAKGFVEWRRTERGIAQETEDSLRQIFTATLTLLYRLLFLLYAEARELLPVSDLQRYYPYSLTRIKRDAVERLNGGRALSTVSDDVWNDLAALFRIIDRGDPALNVPTYNGGLFDRRSPKNAFLEEHRIADYYLVQALDHLTRRDDPDTGERRFIDYKDLDVRHLGSIYEGLLEFHLRIAQEDLAAVKVQGVEVYKPLSEVKESRRLEVVRKGELYLENDKGQRKATGSYYTPDYIVKYIVANTLGPIIEERARQFAEVMAEIEACEKRLRRAKSPGTTGVGRNELADLEQRAVQTLLDIKVCDPAMGSGHFLVEAVAYLTDRIIDILNQYPENPVLTRLATIRKQILANLEERGIRIDPAVLTDTNLLKRMVMKRCIYGVDLNPMAVELAKLSLWLDSFTVGAPLSFLDHHLKVGNSLIGARVQEVRAELEKTAAGQYDMFGGPFAGLLTATELMRGVGLRTDATFDEVQESAGLYADFERAILPYKRVLDLWVSQYFGNKRADEFLRLYGTKALQAVMNEGQGLSPEYRQAIQTARRLWEEKRFFHWDLEFPEVFIDLERSDWKQNPGFDVVVGNPPYVSTKVIPLDDKAYFKQEFESATGQYDLYGLMIERSLEVLKEDAWFGFITSDTFLENVDFRALRSLILDSARIEALADFGETVFEDSSLDVAVTILNKRQKEKLRDSNKVRIFIGAADEMQDPNKWHLLSQGAFRRLEGHCFKIRLREEVFALIQKLQRKSVHLGTLVNMTRGIETGSNDDSIVAAPKSGYEEILVGQDIARYEISFANRYMPFDESDPSKFKTRDVYTQPKILVQRIRNLTLERRLIATLDTRGYFTLNTLRILTLKAEKYSLFYLLTIINSTLANFYFRHLFNNKDIYAYQLAQVPIRRIEFTTPPEERRALVEEGKGLVEAALTPALAALGRPLSQTW
- a CDS encoding DUF1294 domain-containing protein, with protein sequence MTRESEPHRPEGRADPKAIFATIATIIAGILYVIFHLATDGHIYVAWLAAWSGATFFLYGFDKFQAEQGGLRVPKMVLHVLALLGGFLGGWAGMFVFWHKVRHLDFWAVLLLSTLIHTGLVYSFTQFLH
- a CDS encoding serine/threonine-protein phosphatase; this translates as MIERPHGGLSLVLADGQRSGKPAKRVSNLVVRKAISLLAEGVRDGAAARAAHDYLHTHYEAKVSATLNIVSVDLVTRTIVISRNSHCPAYVWSRGQMRVLNEPSQPIGIYPRTRPVITELEIVAPTYAVVFTDGVLDAGSREGKSLDVAALIGEFAPSGGAAQALADEILRRCLELDRGRPADDTSVLVLAVLPRTSTDEARRMTVRFPM
- a CDS encoding TIGR04076 family protein — its product is MPDKQRIVIRVTEIQGRGECHLGHKVGDCWEYPDDVNKMCGMLLHTIYPDIRVLRFGGSFPWDEDPDRHYLCCPDPHNPVVVEIARLSE
- a CDS encoding CCA tRNA nucleotidyltransferase, which codes for MSPYTFHEPLAASDPLLAATAAFLRAQAPRAYLVGGWIRDRLLGLLCHDLDFAVDGDALSLARRLADELRGAYVVLDAERGAARVVVSCGGVQTLVDLTRLQGPDILADLAGRDFTVNAMAVEVGELDAPGATLMDPYGGLWDLEAGVLRMVSPTAFQDDPLRILRAVRLAGALGMTVEPGTEQAMATAAPLLTRPSGERVRDELAQILVLPNAGDRLRHLDKVGALTVVFPELEPLRGLAQPPPHYYDALSHSLAAVDALEAVLELHGTRHGVANGGLAGETLAPFLGRLRQHLEIPLVGGRPRMVLLKLAALLHDLGKPATVHTVEDGEAFAGHEALGAALAAGVLERLRFGVREIRLGHAIVTWHNRPSYYKRHPSDPRLDAYRFFRETEEAGIDVLLLSLADHLATRGPNLDREQWRWHLSVVGSLLRAYYEDYDRVVNPPALVDGHLLMSALQLSPGPEVGRLLEAIREAQVVGQITTPEEAVNLARTMIQSREEESHA
- a CDS encoding NUDIX domain-containing protein, giving the protein MKRRVQVHSTVREYDGFFKIDRAEVSYERFDGRMSPPVTRYVFERGDSVGVLLYHPGRDSVILTEQFRYPAHVHGGPGWLIEIVAGMIEEGSDPLSTAKRELLEEAGYEVQRLEHAATFYLSPGGSSERLHLYIGEVSDGAKIAAGGGIGGDEDLRVLEVPLSQALDMVRDGRIADAKTIIALQWLALSLGAAGQR
- a CDS encoding DUF2442 domain-containing protein, coding for MRTVISVKVLEPYKLSLTFDNGVTRVVNLRPLLYGPVFEPLLDPAEFAKVEVDPVLGTIVWPNGADFSPEFLYECVSDTIATPAER